Proteins encoded by one window of Manihot esculenta cultivar AM560-2 chromosome 10, M.esculenta_v8, whole genome shotgun sequence:
- the LOC110624797 gene encoding receptor-like protein kinase FERONIA → MLLVLLLFSCCKVTLSADELPYVPSDNLAMDCPPSDAPSYFRPNSLMQQNFIFSAVSRIYDIEPHNHGEKPKSSPCIITEQFTYTFPVSIGPKFVRLYFKPITNSGLNISNALFSVSVGQFTLLTTSESSYCKLNSDAGYVVREFCVNTHGHVLNVTFTPSSKISDAYAFFNRIEIVSMPSKLYIQENFPLPLVGQPSHFSMENSTALEMMHRLNVGGDLIPQVEDTGMFRLWTSDVDYFIGDEVETINIESQVQIQSSSLIPAYAAPDKVYASARTVQDKFSGNYTAIWSFPVDFGFYYLVRLHFCEISRRIQKDGQRLFHVYINDQTAEDDADIFHWSHGVGIPIYRDYIINLSKPGEGIKHLSIMIGSKNGSSTMHEFPILNGLEIFKLSDHSGNLAGPFPFGVRNLHQHSAFHEDVHAVELILRVIGTSLFAVSFLLLLRLIFSTFKQQRDKFKQGRSSGYCRIFSIAEIKSATNNFADNLIIGTGGFGVVYKGTIGGGSTRVAIKRANPSSHQGLKEFQTEITMLSELRHHHLVSLIGYSMEKNEMILVYDYMARGTLRDHLYNTQKPPLPWRQRLKICIGAARGLQYLHTGVKSTIIHRDIKSTNILLDDKWVAKVSDFGLSKAAPSPMTQSKTKIHVSTMVKGTFGYLDPEYYRRQKLTEKSDVYSFGVVLFEILCARPAVLPKEEIEEEEYYEKANLAEWALRYCQMGILDQMIDPDLKGKISPECFRTFTDVAKKCLAEKGNERPSMGDVLCNLELSMQQQNAADVEEEMSAKEATGRMNGDIGIVIDDGKFLCSNNSDKTPGVEFSEIMIPIGR, encoded by the exons ATGTTGCTTGTTTTGTTGCTTTTTTCTTGTTGCAAGGTGACCCTTTCCGCCGATGAGCTCCCTTACGTGCCTTCAGATAACTTGGCAATGGATTGTCCCCCATCAGATGCACCATCGTATTTCAGACCAAATTCTCTCATGCaacaaaatttcattttttcagCTGTGTCCAGAATATACGATATAGAACCCCATAACCATGGTGAGAAACCAAAATCTTCTCCTTGCATTATTACAGAACAGTTCACATACACATTTCCTGTCTCCATTGGCCCTAAGTTTGTTCGCCTGTACTTTAAACCAATTACTAATTCAGGTTTGAATATATCCAACGCATTGTTCTCCGTCAGCGTTGGTCAGTTTACACTTCTAACTACTTCTGAATCCTCTTATTGCAAACTCAATTCAGATGCTGGTTATGTTGTAAGAGAATTCTGTGTCAACACACATGGCCATGTATTAAATGTGACGTTCACTCCATCTTCCAAGAtttcagatgcttatgcctttTTTAACAGGATTGAAATTGTCTCCATGCCTTCAAAACTTTACATCCAAGAAAATTTTCCACTTCCACTCGTCGGACAACCTTCTCACTTTTCTATGGAGAACTCTACAGCTCTTGAGATGATGCACCGGTTGAACGTAGGAGGGGATTTGATCCCTCAAGTGGAAGATACAGGCATGTTTCGACTCTGGACAAGTGACGTTGATTACTTTATAGGTGATGAAGTTGAGACGATAAATATTGAATCACAAGTTCAAATTCAGTCAAGCTCATTGATACCTGCATATGCTGCTCCAGACAAAGTTTACGCATCTGCCAGGACAGTTCAGGATAAGTTTTCCGGCAACTATACTGCTATATGGTCATTTCCTGTTGATTTCGGCTTCTATTACCTTGTCAGGCTCCACTTCTGTGAGATTTCAAGGAGGATTCAGAAAGATGGTCAGAGGTTGTTTCATGTTTATATCAATGATCAAACTGCTGAAGATGATGCCGATATTTTCCATTGGAGCCATGGTGTTGGAATTCCCATTTACAGAGATTATATCATCAAC CTCTCAAAACCAGGAGAGGGCATAAAGCATCTATCAATCATGATAGGAAGTAAAAATGGATCATCTACAATGCATGAATTTCCAATTTTAAATGGGTTGGAAATTTTCAAGTTGTCTGATCATTCTGGCAATCTAGCAGGACCCTTTCCATTTGGAGTAAGAAATCTGCATCAGCATTCAGCCTTCCATGAAGATGTTCATGCTGTGGAGTTAATACTAAGGGTTATTGGCACAAGTTTGTTTGCAGTgagctttcttttgttattacGTCTGATATTTTCAACTTTTAAGCAGCAGAGAGATAAATTTAAGCAAGGGCGATCATCAGGCTATTGTCGAATCTTCTCAATTGCTGAGATAAAGTCAGCAACAAACAATTTTGCAGACAATCTAATCATCGGCACTGGCGGATTTGGCGTAGTTTATAAAGGAACCATCGGCGGTGGCAGTACCAGAGTTGCCATAAAGCGTGCCAATCCAAGTTCACACCAAGGTTTAAAAGAGTTTCAAACTGAAATCACCATGCTTTCAGAGCTACGACACCACCATTTAGTATCTCTGATCGGGTACTCCATGGAGAAAAACGAAATGATTCTTGTTTATGATTACATGGCTCGAGGTACGCTACGTGATCACCTCTACAACACCCAGAAGCCTCCACTTCCATGGCGGCAAAGACTCAAGATTTGCATTGGAGCAGCACGAGGACTACAGTACCTGCACACAGGTGTAAAGAGCACTATCATTCACCGAGATATCAAGAGCACCAACATACTGTTAGACGACAAATGGGTTGCAAAGGTTTCAGATTTCGGGTTATCAAAAGCAGCCCCGAGCCCGATGACACAGTCCAAGACCAAAATTCATGTTTCAACCATGGTGAAGGGTACCTTCGGTTACCTAGATCCTGAATATTATCGACGACAAAAACTAACAGAAAAATCTGATGTATACTCATTTGGAGTGGTACTGTTTGAGATTTTATGTGCCAGGCCTGCTGTGCTGCCAAAGGAAGAgattgaagaagaagagtattATGAGAAAGCGAATTTGGCAGAATGGGCATTGCGCTACTGCCAAATGGGGATCCTTGATCAGATGATTGATCCAGATTTGAAGGGAAAAATCTCCCCTGAATGCTTCAGGACTTTCACTGATGTAGCGAAGAAGTGTTTGGCAGAAAAGGGAAATGAAAGGCCCTCCATGGGAGATGTGTTGTGTAATTTGGAGCTGTCAATGCAACAGCAGAATGCTGCAGATGTGGAAGAGGAGATGTCTGCGAAAGAGGCAACTGGAAGGATGAATGGCGATATTGGTATAGTGATTGATGATGGAAAATTTCTTTGCTCTAATAATTCAGATAAAACTCCAGGGGTGGAATTCTCTGAGATTATGATTCCCATTGGACGTTGA
- the LOC110625206 gene encoding MADS-box transcription factor ANR1-like: MNSVIERYNKLKEEQGQLMSPASGIKFWQREVASLRKELQYLQECHRHLMGEELSGLSFKDVENLENQLEMSLKGVRMKKDQILTDEIKELIRKGNLTYEENLKLQKKVDLLCQENAELRKKANGERDTSNANRSSHPPYTLSNGYDLHAPIQLQLSQPHLRTNEPPPKSMKLGLKLQ, from the exons ATGAATTCAGTTATTGAACGATACAACAAGCTCAAAGAGGAGCAAGGTCAACTGATGAGTCCTGCTTCAGGAATCAAG TTTTGGCAAAGGGAAGTTGCAAGCTTGAGGAAGGAATTGCAATACTTGCAAGAATGCCACAG GCACTTGATGGGAGAAGAACTTTCTGGTCTGAGTTTCAAAGATGTAGAAAATTTAGAAAACCAACTGGAGATGAGCCTGAAAGGTGTTCGGATGAAAAAG GACCAAATTTTAACAGATGAAATCAAGGAACTGATCAGAAAg GGAAACCTCACTTATGAAGAAAACCTAAAACTGCAGAAGAAAGTTGACCTCCTCTGCCAAGAAAATGCAGAATTACGTAAGAAG GCTAATGGAGAAAGGGATACAAGTAACGCAAACAGAAGTTCCCACCCACCGTACACTTTAAGCAATGGATATGACTTGCATGCCCCAATCCAACTCCAGCTGAGCCAGCCACATCTTCGTACCAATGAACCACCACCGAAGTCAATGAAACTTGG ACTAAAACTGCAATAA
- the LOC110624796 gene encoding uncharacterized protein LOC110624796 isoform X2 gives MAPTFPRKWNWMPSLVSSIAPIFGAETRAHGFRSAAALEALTKAREEKIPNVVLYNYPSFSGAFSALFATLFHTRLNRSCLVLPFSLVEPLRVEDLTFEGLESCYLLDFVGPPGFASKLSRQSMVICFDHRKSALSRISSAEKCAEKLTFHVDIEKSSSSVVYSYFCNKLVAMMSHNSKGGLNRLLNAEDQDRVEMVLKYIEDVELRRWSLPDIRAFNIGLNEWRSKMNFIRNPFMFEELLEMSSAYLIAKGNSYISSRQSAASKLIDKVFKVRLGRGFYGECLGVRADGNSNLSDEIGRQLSAKSAAAGLRPIGAVVYMQRNNLKMCLRSTDSDTDTLEVAKAYGGGGSPSSSSFIIRMDEYNQWLSDSAS, from the exons ATGGCTCCAACGTTCCCTCGAAAATGGAATTGGATGCCATCCTTGGTCTCCTCCATAGCTCCAATTTTTGGAGCTGAAACTAGAGCTCATGGGTTTCGATCAGCTGCTGCTTTAGAAGCATTAACAAAAGCCAGAGAAGAGAAGATCCCAAATGTAGTGCTATACAATTACCCTTCTTTCTCCGGAGCCTTCTCCGCTTTGTTTGCAACCCTCTTCCACACTCGCCTCAATCGCTCTTGCCTTGTCTTACCTTTCTCTTTGGTTGAGCCTCTCAG GGTTGAGGATTTGACATTTGAAGGACTTGAGAGCTGTTATCTTCTTGATTTTGTTGGTCCTCCAGGATTTGCCTCTAAGCTTTCACGGCAATCAAT ggTAATATGCTTTGATCACCGAAAATCAGCACTTTCAAGAATTTCCTCTGCTGAAAAGTGTGCAGAGAAACTAACATTTCATGTTGATATTGAAAAGAGCAGCTCTAGTGTTGTATATAGCTATTTCTGTAACAAGCTTGTAGCTATGATGTCTCATAAT AGTAAGGGAGGACTGAACAGattgttgaacgcagaagaccAAGACCGTGTAGAAATGGTTCTTAAATACATTGAAGATGTAGAACTTCGACGATGGAGCTTACCAGATATTAGAGCCTTCAATATTGGACTAAATGAATGGCGCTCGAAGATGAATTTCATTAGAAACCCATTTATGTTTGAAGAG TTGCTGGAGATGAGTTCTGCCTATTTAATTGCCAAGGGAAATTCATATATTTCCTCTCGTCAAAGTGCTGCAAGCAAGTTAATAGATAAGGTTTTTAAAGTTCGATTGGGTAGAGGATTTTATGGGGAGTGTCTG GGAGTTAGAGCAGATGGCAATTCCAACTTAAGCGATGAAATTGGGAGGCAGCTTAGTGCAAAAAGTGCTGCAGCTGGTCTAAG GCCCATAGGAGCTGTTGTCTACATGCAACGGAATAATCTTAAGATGTGCTTAAGGAGTACAGATAGTGATACTGATACATTGGAAGTTGCAAAG GCATATGGTGGAGGTGGCTCACCAAGTTCTAGTTCCTTTATTATACGGATGGATGAGTATAATCAGTGGCTTTCAGACAGTGCATCGTGA
- the LOC110624796 gene encoding uncharacterized protein LOC110624796 isoform X1, producing the protein MAPTFPRKWNWMPSLVSSIAPIFGAETRAHGFRSAAALEALTKAREEKIPNVVLYNYPSFSGAFSALFATLFHTRLNRSCLVLPFSLVEPLRVEDLTFEGLESCYLLDFVGPPGFASKLSRQSMCEVICFDHRKSALSRISSAEKCAEKLTFHVDIEKSSSSVVYSYFCNKLVAMMSHNSKGGLNRLLNAEDQDRVEMVLKYIEDVELRRWSLPDIRAFNIGLNEWRSKMNFIRNPFMFEELLEMSSAYLIAKGNSYISSRQSAASKLIDKVFKVRLGRGFYGECLGVRADGNSNLSDEIGRQLSAKSAAAGLRPIGAVVYMQRNNLKMCLRSTDSDTDTLEVAKAYGGGGSPSSSSFIIRMDEYNQWLSDSAS; encoded by the exons ATGGCTCCAACGTTCCCTCGAAAATGGAATTGGATGCCATCCTTGGTCTCCTCCATAGCTCCAATTTTTGGAGCTGAAACTAGAGCTCATGGGTTTCGATCAGCTGCTGCTTTAGAAGCATTAACAAAAGCCAGAGAAGAGAAGATCCCAAATGTAGTGCTATACAATTACCCTTCTTTCTCCGGAGCCTTCTCCGCTTTGTTTGCAACCCTCTTCCACACTCGCCTCAATCGCTCTTGCCTTGTCTTACCTTTCTCTTTGGTTGAGCCTCTCAG GGTTGAGGATTTGACATTTGAAGGACTTGAGAGCTGTTATCTTCTTGATTTTGTTGGTCCTCCAGGATTTGCCTCTAAGCTTTCACGGCAATCAATGTGCGA ggTAATATGCTTTGATCACCGAAAATCAGCACTTTCAAGAATTTCCTCTGCTGAAAAGTGTGCAGAGAAACTAACATTTCATGTTGATATTGAAAAGAGCAGCTCTAGTGTTGTATATAGCTATTTCTGTAACAAGCTTGTAGCTATGATGTCTCATAAT AGTAAGGGAGGACTGAACAGattgttgaacgcagaagaccAAGACCGTGTAGAAATGGTTCTTAAATACATTGAAGATGTAGAACTTCGACGATGGAGCTTACCAGATATTAGAGCCTTCAATATTGGACTAAATGAATGGCGCTCGAAGATGAATTTCATTAGAAACCCATTTATGTTTGAAGAG TTGCTGGAGATGAGTTCTGCCTATTTAATTGCCAAGGGAAATTCATATATTTCCTCTCGTCAAAGTGCTGCAAGCAAGTTAATAGATAAGGTTTTTAAAGTTCGATTGGGTAGAGGATTTTATGGGGAGTGTCTG GGAGTTAGAGCAGATGGCAATTCCAACTTAAGCGATGAAATTGGGAGGCAGCTTAGTGCAAAAAGTGCTGCAGCTGGTCTAAG GCCCATAGGAGCTGTTGTCTACATGCAACGGAATAATCTTAAGATGTGCTTAAGGAGTACAGATAGTGATACTGATACATTGGAAGTTGCAAAG GCATATGGTGGAGGTGGCTCACCAAGTTCTAGTTCCTTTATTATACGGATGGATGAGTATAATCAGTGGCTTTCAGACAGTGCATCGTGA